The proteins below are encoded in one region of Roseomonas marmotae:
- the pcaD gene encoding 3-oxoadipate enol-lactonase has product MFVRAGSLDIHVQIDGPKGAAPLLLLHSLGTDHHIWDDPAETLRQSFRVIRPDLRGHGLSSVPPGPYFIGEMAQDMLALLDALDIRGAHVAGVSIGGMVAQAMAGAAPERVRGLVLVDTALAIPPAELWRGRAATARGEGMAPLVEAVVARWVTPAALNSPVAQGLRAMLRRTDPEGYAGAAEAIAAADLTGMTRTLRQPTLVLVGDGDVATPLASAEALRDAIPGARLEVIAGAAHIPMAEQPQAVTEAMLRFLAPAVEDPFAAGMAVRQEVLGEAHVARASAAVTALDAPFQDYITRSVWGGIWTRPGLPRHTRSLLTLAMMAALGREGEFVLHVRATRNTGVTPEEIAEVLLQVGAYAGVPAANHALKLAKQTLKQMEEES; this is encoded by the coding sequence ATGTTCGTCAGGGCCGGCAGCCTCGACATCCATGTGCAGATCGACGGCCCGAAGGGGGCGGCGCCGCTGCTGCTGCTGCATTCCCTCGGCACCGACCACCACATCTGGGACGATCCCGCCGAGACCTTGCGCCAGAGCTTCCGGGTGATCCGCCCGGACCTGCGCGGCCATGGCCTGAGTTCCGTGCCGCCCGGCCCCTATTTCATCGGCGAGATGGCGCAGGACATGCTGGCGCTGCTGGATGCGCTGGACATCCGCGGCGCGCATGTGGCGGGCGTCTCGATCGGCGGCATGGTGGCGCAGGCCATGGCGGGTGCCGCGCCGGAGAGGGTGCGCGGGCTGGTGCTGGTCGATACCGCCCTGGCCATCCCGCCCGCCGAACTCTGGCGCGGTCGCGCCGCCACGGCGCGGGGGGAGGGCATGGCGCCGCTGGTGGAGGCGGTGGTGGCCCGCTGGGTCACGCCCGCCGCCCTGAACAGCCCGGTCGCGCAGGGGCTGCGCGCCATGCTGCGCCGCACCGACCCCGAGGGATATGCCGGCGCCGCCGAGGCCATCGCGGCGGCGGACCTGACAGGAATGACGCGGACGCTGCGCCAGCCCACGCTGGTGCTGGTGGGCGACGGCGATGTCGCCACGCCGCTGGCCAGCGCCGAGGCGCTGCGCGACGCCATCCCCGGCGCGCGGCTGGAGGTGATCGCCGGCGCCGCGCATATCCCGATGGCGGAGCAGCCGCAGGCGGTGACGGAGGCCATGCTGCGCTTCCTGGCGCCCGCGGTCGAGGACCCCTTCGCCGCCGGCATGGCCGTGCGCCAGGAGGTGCTGGGCGAGGCGCATGTGGCCCGCGCCAGCGCCGCCGTCACCGCGCTGGACGCGCCGTTCCAGGACTACATCACCCGCAGCGTCTGGGGCGGCATCTGGACGCGGCCCGGCCTGCCCCGCCACACCCGCTCCCTGCTCACGCTCGCGATGATGGCGGCGCTGGGGCGGGAGGGCGAATTCGTCCTGCATGTCCGCGCCACCCGCAACACCGGCGTGACGCCGGAGGAGATCGCGGAGGTGCTGCTACAGGTCGGCGCCTATGCCGGCGTCCCCGCCGCCAACCATGCTTTGAAACTGGCCAAGCAGACGCTGAAGCAGATGGAGGAAGAGTCGTGA
- a CDS encoding catalase, translating to MSEDRKVLTTRQGHPVYDNQSLRSVGERGPATLENYQFIEKITHFDRERIPERVVHARGVGAHGHFEAYGKIGNEPASKYTRARVLTEAGVRTPVFVRFSTVIGSKDSPETARDPRGFAVKFKTVEGNWDLVGNNLRIFFIRDAIKFPDMIHAFKPDPVTNRQEPWRFYDFVAHHPEALHMVTWVKSPWGIPASYRHMEGSSVNTYKLVNDQGVAHLVKFSWVPRQGVSNLTSADAAKIQAQDVGHATKDLYDAIERGEYPEWEFCAQLMSDDPHDELDFDPLDDTKRWPEDKFPLLPIGRLVLDRVPDNFFAEVEQSAFGTGVLVDGIDFSDDKMLQGRTLSYSDTQRYRVGPNYLQLPINAPQQGAQAHTNQRDGQMTYVVDGGGQNRHVNYEPSMMGGLQEAPKPQKEHHQWVEGHLGRYQTSRTADDYRQAGERYRSFEDWERDDLIANMVADMKECPEPIALRMVWHWWHCDEDYGRRVAEGAGIDLQKALALPPLPNRPPPGQKLQQPTYTSGQPESAQGRDAAN from the coding sequence ATGAGCGAAGATCGCAAGGTCCTGACGACGCGTCAGGGCCATCCCGTCTACGATAACCAGAGCCTGCGCAGCGTCGGCGAACGTGGCCCCGCCACGCTCGAGAATTACCAGTTCATCGAGAAGATCACCCATTTCGACCGGGAGCGCATCCCGGAGCGTGTGGTGCATGCCCGCGGCGTGGGCGCCCACGGCCATTTCGAGGCCTATGGCAAGATCGGCAACGAGCCCGCCAGCAAATACACCCGCGCCCGCGTGCTGACCGAGGCGGGGGTGAGGACGCCGGTCTTCGTCCGCTTCTCCACCGTCATCGGCTCGAAGGACAGCCCGGAGACGGCGCGCGACCCGCGCGGCTTCGCCGTGAAGTTCAAGACGGTCGAGGGCAACTGGGATCTCGTGGGCAACAACCTCAGGATCTTCTTCATCCGGGACGCTATCAAGTTCCCGGACATGATCCACGCCTTCAAGCCCGACCCCGTGACCAACCGCCAGGAGCCCTGGCGCTTCTACGATTTCGTGGCGCATCACCCCGAGGCACTGCACATGGTGACCTGGGTGAAGAGCCCCTGGGGCATCCCCGCCAGCTACCGGCACATGGAAGGCTCCAGCGTCAATACCTACAAGCTGGTGAACGACCAGGGCGTCGCGCATCTGGTGAAGTTCAGCTGGGTGCCCCGGCAGGGCGTCTCCAACCTGACCAGCGCGGATGCGGCCAAGATCCAGGCCCAGGATGTCGGCCACGCCACGAAGGATCTCTACGACGCCATCGAGCGCGGGGAATATCCGGAGTGGGAATTCTGCGCGCAGCTCATGTCGGACGACCCGCATGACGAGCTGGACTTCGACCCGCTGGACGACACGAAGCGCTGGCCGGAGGACAAGTTCCCGCTGCTGCCGATCGGCCGCCTGGTGCTGGACCGCGTGCCCGACAACTTCTTCGCCGAGGTCGAGCAGTCCGCATTCGGAACGGGCGTGCTGGTGGATGGCATCGACTTCTCGGACGACAAGATGCTGCAGGGCCGCACGCTCTCCTATTCGGACACGCAGCGCTACCGCGTCGGCCCCAACTACCTGCAGCTGCCGATCAACGCGCCGCAGCAGGGTGCCCAGGCCCATACCAACCAGCGGGACGGGCAGATGACTTATGTCGTCGATGGCGGCGGCCAGAACAGGCACGTCAACTACGAGCCGAGCATGATGGGCGGCCTGCAGGAGGCACCAAAGCCGCAGAAGGAACACCACCAGTGGGTGGAAGGCCATCTCGGCCGCTACCAGACCAGCCGCACGGCCGATGACTACCGCCAGGCCGGCGAGCGGTACCGTTCCTTCGAGGACTGGGAGCGCGACGACCTGATCGCGAATATGGTCGCGGACATGAAGGAATGCCCGGAGCCCATCGCGCTGCGGATGGTCTGGCACTGGTGGCATTGCGACGAGGACTACGGCCGCCGCGTGGCCGAGGGCGCGGGCATCGACCTGCAGAAGGCCCTGGCCCTGCCGCCGCTGCCCAACCGCCCGCCGCCGGGCCAGAAGCTGCAGCAGCCGACCTATACCAGCGGCCAGCCCGAGAGCGCCCAGGGGCGCGACGCCGCGAACTGA
- a CDS encoding segregation and condensation protein A translates to MEEPATDAPPAGRAPVLSVEGFSGPLDFLVEMVRRHRVDLRQLSILALVDQFVAALEAHADDVPLEQRSAWVVLASQLVLLKAQLLAPAGPEEAERAEEEAQRRMAQLEELALMRAAAEWLGARPQLGRDFHARGQRERPTRPRSEMVLAFLEAVLVMLEGRVGREVTPVTPYRPAPPDLVRMPEALIRIREILTARPAGGPLRHFLPQIPPGHPQAALKRRSAVASTFLAGLQLAGEGVLRLEQEAPFGPIFLSALDATPRHA, encoded by the coding sequence ATGGAAGAGCCCGCCACGGATGCGCCGCCCGCGGGCCGCGCGCCCGTGCTCAGCGTCGAGGGCTTTTCGGGGCCTCTGGATTTCCTGGTGGAGATGGTGCGGCGGCACCGTGTGGACCTGCGCCAGCTCTCGATCCTGGCGCTGGTGGACCAGTTCGTGGCGGCGCTGGAGGCCCATGCCGATGATGTGCCGCTGGAGCAGCGCAGCGCCTGGGTGGTGCTGGCCAGCCAGCTGGTGCTGCTGAAGGCGCAGCTTCTGGCCCCCGCCGGCCCCGAGGAAGCCGAGCGCGCCGAGGAGGAAGCCCAGCGCCGCATGGCGCAGCTGGAAGAGCTGGCGCTGATGCGCGCGGCGGCGGAATGGCTGGGCGCGCGGCCGCAGCTGGGGCGGGACTTCCACGCGCGCGGCCAGCGGGAAAGGCCCACCCGCCCCCGCTCGGAAATGGTGCTGGCCTTCCTGGAAGCCGTGCTGGTGATGCTGGAGGGGCGCGTCGGGCGGGAGGTGACTCCGGTCACCCCATATCGCCCCGCGCCGCCGGACCTCGTCCGCATGCCGGAGGCGCTGATCCGCATCCGCGAGATCCTGACCGCCCGGCCCGCGGGCGGGCCGCTGCGGCACTTCCTGCCACAGATCCCGCCGGGCCACCCCCAGGCCGCGCTGAAGCGCCGCTCCGCCGTGGCATCCACCTTCCTGGCCGGGCTGCAACTGGCGGGGGAGGGCGTCCTGCGGCTGGAGCAGGAGGCGCCCTTCGGCCCGATCTTCCTCAGCGCCCTGGACGCGACGCCGCGCCACGCATGA
- a CDS encoding site-specific integrase — MTKPKPEPEILPPSLQRLAAGTLPPEALALLAGPIGEAVARAAGYAGRALSENTRRAYASDWKAFSQWCRDGGVSALPAEPVVIAGHLASLARSLGRSGLKRRLAAIAHAHRQAGHPWQPGNPVIRATLRGIFATHAKPVRPAAALTSTEVKLLLNACGTDLAGLRDRAIFLTGFAGALRRSELVAIDREHLRFTTDGMTLHIPRSKRDQEGEGADLGIPRGLNPLTCPVRAVEQWLQRTRIEYGAVFRRVTAAGTLEDRLSPQGVWRILRRRAERAGLVVDERERLSPHGLRAGFITEAYLNGALDEQVMQHARQSDYSTTQGYRRRAKITQDSPARLLNL, encoded by the coding sequence ATGACCAAGCCGAAGCCGGAACCGGAGATCCTGCCACCCTCCCTCCAGCGCCTGGCGGCCGGGACATTGCCGCCGGAGGCCCTGGCGCTGCTCGCCGGCCCCATCGGGGAGGCCGTGGCCCGGGCCGCCGGCTATGCCGGCCGCGCGCTGTCCGAGAATACCCGCCGCGCCTATGCCTCGGACTGGAAGGCCTTCTCGCAATGGTGCCGGGATGGCGGCGTCAGCGCCCTGCCGGCCGAGCCGGTGGTGATCGCCGGGCATCTGGCCAGCCTGGCCAGGAGCCTGGGGCGCAGCGGGCTGAAGCGGCGGCTGGCCGCCATCGCCCATGCGCACCGGCAGGCCGGGCATCCCTGGCAGCCCGGCAACCCCGTCATCCGCGCCACGCTGCGCGGCATCTTCGCCACCCATGCCAAGCCGGTGCGGCCGGCGGCGGCGCTGACCTCGACCGAGGTGAAGCTGCTGCTGAACGCCTGCGGCACCGACCTGGCGGGGCTGCGGGACAGGGCCATCTTCCTGACCGGTTTCGCCGGCGCCCTGCGGCGGTCGGAGCTGGTGGCCATCGACCGCGAGCATCTGCGCTTCACCACCGACGGCATGACGCTGCACATCCCGCGCTCCAAGCGCGACCAGGAGGGGGAGGGGGCCGATCTCGGCATCCCGCGCGGCCTGAACCCGCTGACCTGCCCGGTGCGGGCGGTGGAACAGTGGCTGCAGCGGACGCGCATCGAATACGGCGCCGTCTTCCGCCGCGTCACCGCCGCCGGCACGCTGGAGGACCGGCTGAGCCCGCAGGGTGTCTGGCGCATCCTGCGCCGCCGGGCCGAAAGGGCGGGGCTGGTGGTGGATGAGCGGGAGCGGCTCTCGCCGCATGGCCTGCGCGCCGGCTTCATCACCGAGGCCTATCTGAACGGCGCGCTGGACGAGCAGGTGATGCAGCACGCCCGGCAGTCCGATTACTCGACCACACAGGGCTACCGCCGCCGCGCCAAGATCACCCAGGACAGCCCGGCCCGGCTGCTGAACCTCTGA
- a CDS encoding NAD(P)H-quinone oxidoreductase, producing MPLPTTMRFIDLPAPGDAGALRPATGPLPRPAPGEVLLRVEAAGVNRPDVEQRRGNYPPPPGASPVLGLEVAGEVVALGEGVEALKPGDRVCALANGGGYAEYCAVPAVQCLPWPAGYDAVRAAALPETYFTVWANLFQIGRLSAGEKLLVHGGTSGIGVTAIKLARAFGATVYATAGSEEKCAACRSFGAEAAINYRDSDFAEEVARLTGKRGVDVVLDMVGADYLAGNLRSLAPGGRLVIIGFMGGRFADRVDLARIVTRRLTVTGSTMRPRGAAEKGGIARELREKVWPLLERGECGPEIYRVLPLEAAAEAHRLMEGSGHIGKIMLRAGQG from the coding sequence ATGCCACTCCCCACAACCATGCGCTTCATCGACCTCCCCGCGCCGGGGGATGCCGGGGCGCTGCGGCCCGCGACCGGCCCCCTGCCCCGGCCCGCTCCCGGGGAGGTGCTGCTGCGGGTGGAGGCCGCCGGCGTGAACCGGCCGGATGTGGAGCAGCGGCGCGGCAACTACCCGCCACCCCCCGGCGCCAGCCCCGTGCTGGGGCTGGAAGTGGCGGGCGAGGTGGTGGCGCTGGGCGAGGGCGTGGAGGCGCTGAAGCCGGGCGACCGCGTCTGCGCCCTGGCCAATGGCGGCGGCTATGCCGAATACTGCGCCGTGCCGGCCGTGCAATGCCTGCCCTGGCCCGCCGGCTATGACGCCGTGCGCGCGGCCGCCCTGCCGGAGACCTATTTCACCGTCTGGGCCAATCTCTTCCAGATCGGGCGCCTCTCGGCCGGGGAGAAGCTGCTGGTGCATGGCGGCACCAGCGGCATCGGCGTCACCGCCATCAAGCTGGCGCGCGCCTTCGGCGCCACGGTCTATGCGACGGCGGGGTCGGAGGAGAAATGCGCGGCCTGCCGGAGCTTCGGCGCCGAGGCCGCGATCAACTACCGCGACAGCGACTTCGCGGAGGAGGTCGCCCGCCTGACCGGCAAGCGCGGGGTGGATGTGGTGCTGGACATGGTGGGCGCCGACTACCTGGCCGGCAATCTCCGCAGCCTCGCCCCCGGCGGGCGCCTCGTCATCATCGGCTTCATGGGCGGGCGCTTCGCCGACAGGGTGGACCTGGCCCGCATCGTCACGCGGCGCCTGACCGTCACCGGCTCCACCATGCGGCCGCGCGGCGCGGCGGAGAAGGGCGGCATCGCGCGCGAGCTGCGGGAGAAGGTCTGGCCGCTGCTGGAGCGGGGCGAGTGCGGGCCGGAGATCTACCGGGTCCTGCCGCTGGAGGCGGCGGCGGAGGCGCACCGGCTGATGGAGGGCAGCGGCCATATCGGCAAGATCATGCTGCGCGCCGGCCAGGGCTGA
- a CDS encoding gamma carbonic anhydrase family protein, with protein sequence MPVYALDDRTPTLPEAGRYWLAPDAHVIGAVVLGEDVNFWFGAVARGDNETIRIGARTNIQEGAMLHADPGAPLTVGADVTVGHHAILHGCTVGDGSLIGMGATVLNNARIGAHCIVGANALVTEGKEFPDYSLIVGAPARAVRTLDAAAAEKLMRSAAHYVANSRRFAAGLRRID encoded by the coding sequence ATGCCCGTCTATGCCCTGGATGACCGCACTCCGACCCTGCCGGAGGCCGGCCGCTACTGGCTGGCGCCCGATGCCCATGTGATCGGCGCCGTGGTGCTGGGGGAGGATGTCAACTTCTGGTTCGGCGCCGTGGCGCGGGGGGACAACGAGACCATCCGCATCGGCGCCCGCACCAATATCCAGGAAGGCGCGATGCTGCATGCCGATCCCGGCGCGCCGCTCACCGTCGGCGCCGATGTCACAGTGGGCCACCATGCCATCCTGCATGGCTGCACCGTCGGCGACGGCAGCCTGATCGGCATGGGCGCCACGGTGCTGAACAACGCGCGCATCGGCGCCCATTGTATCGTCGGCGCCAATGCCCTGGTGACGGAGGGCAAGGAATTCCCGGACTACTCGCTGATCGTCGGCGCGCCGGCCCGGGCGGTGCGGACCCTGGATGCGGCGGCGGCCGAGAAGCTCATGCGCTCGGCCGCCCATTACGTCGCCAATTCCCGCCGCTTCGCCGCCGGGCTGCGCCGGATCGACTGA
- a CDS encoding IlvD/Edd family dehydratase → MKGDKPLRSQAWFGRQDKMGFYYRSFLKNRGFPQDQFDGRPVVGICNTWSELNPCNSHFRTIAEHVRYGVLEAGGFPLEFPVSSLGEVTMRPTAMLFRNLAAMDVEEGIRAHPLDGVVLLMGCDKTTPALLMGAASANLPAIGVSGGPQLRGVYQGQIIGSGTNIISMSEQLRAGEITLREFHEAEAGMNRSHGSCMTMGTASSMASMVEALGIGLPANAAIPAVDARRNELARMAGRRIVGMVHEDLTPDRILTREAFENAIRTLAAIGGSTNAVVHLIAIARRIGVELTLEDFDRLGRGVHCQVNLMPSGQYLMEDFYYAGGLPVVLRDLGEQGLLHKDALTVNGQSIWDNVKDARCWNREVITTPEQPFKPDAGIAILRGNLAPDGAVIKPSAASPHLMRHTGRAVVFESIEELHRAVDDDALDIDADCIMVLKNCGPKGYPGMAEVGNMPLPQKLLKQGVRDMVRISDARMSGTAYGTVVLHVAPEAAAGGPLALVRNGDLITLDVKAGSLHLHVDDAELAARRAAWTPPPEHFDRGYTRLYVDHVLQADQGADFDFLVGRSGSPVPRDNH, encoded by the coding sequence ATGAAAGGCGACAAGCCTCTGCGGAGCCAGGCCTGGTTCGGACGCCAGGACAAGATGGGCTTCTACTACCGCTCCTTCCTGAAGAACCGGGGCTTTCCGCAGGATCAGTTCGATGGCCGCCCGGTCGTCGGCATCTGCAATACCTGGTCCGAGCTGAACCCCTGCAACAGCCACTTCCGCACCATCGCCGAGCATGTCCGCTACGGCGTGCTGGAGGCCGGCGGCTTTCCGCTGGAATTCCCGGTCTCCTCCCTGGGCGAGGTGACCATGCGGCCGACGGCCATGCTCTTCCGCAACCTCGCCGCCATGGATGTGGAGGAGGGCATCCGCGCCCATCCGCTGGACGGCGTCGTGCTGCTGATGGGCTGCGACAAGACCACGCCTGCCCTGCTGATGGGCGCCGCCAGCGCCAACCTGCCGGCCATCGGCGTCTCCGGCGGTCCGCAGCTGCGCGGGGTCTACCAGGGCCAGATCATCGGTTCCGGCACCAATATCATCTCCATGAGCGAGCAGCTCCGCGCGGGCGAGATCACGCTGCGGGAATTCCATGAGGCCGAGGCGGGCATGAACCGCAGCCATGGCTCCTGCATGACCATGGGCACCGCCTCCTCCATGGCCTCGATGGTGGAGGCGCTGGGCATCGGCCTGCCGGCGAATGCCGCTATCCCCGCCGTGGATGCCCGGCGCAACGAGCTGGCGCGCATGGCCGGCCGCCGCATCGTCGGCATGGTCCATGAGGACCTGACCCCGGACAGGATCCTGACGCGGGAGGCCTTCGAGAACGCCATCCGCACCCTGGCGGCCATCGGCGGCTCGACCAATGCCGTGGTGCATCTGATCGCCATCGCCCGGCGCATCGGCGTGGAGCTGACGCTGGAGGATTTCGACCGCCTCGGGCGCGGGGTGCATTGCCAGGTCAACCTGATGCCCTCCGGCCAGTATCTGATGGAGGATTTCTACTATGCCGGCGGGCTGCCGGTGGTGCTGCGCGACCTGGGCGAGCAGGGGCTGCTGCACAAGGACGCGCTGACCGTCAATGGCCAGAGCATCTGGGACAACGTGAAGGACGCCCGCTGCTGGAACCGCGAGGTCATCACCACGCCGGAGCAGCCCTTCAAGCCCGATGCCGGCATCGCCATCCTGCGCGGCAACCTCGCGCCCGATGGCGCGGTCATCAAGCCCTCGGCCGCCTCGCCGCACCTGATGCGGCATACCGGCCGCGCCGTGGTCTTCGAGAGCATCGAGGAACTGCACCGCGCCGTCGATGACGACGCCCTGGATATCGACGCCGATTGCATCATGGTGCTGAAGAACTGCGGCCCCAAGGGCTATCCGGGCATGGCCGAGGTCGGCAACATGCCGCTGCCGCAGAAGCTGCTGAAGCAGGGCGTGCGGGACATGGTGCGGATTTCCGATGCCCGAATGTCCGGCACCGCCTATGGCACGGTGGTGCTGCATGTGGCGCCGGAGGCGGCGGCGGGCGGCCCCCTGGCCCTGGTGCGGAACGGCGACCTCATCACGCTGGACGTCAAGGCGGGCAGCCTGCACCTGCATGTGGATGACGCCGAGCTGGCCGCGCGCCGTGCCGCCTGGACACCGCCGCCGGAGCATTTCGACCGGGGCTATACCCGCCTCTATGTCGATCATGTGCTCCAGGCCGACCAGGGCGCGGATTTCGACTTCCTGGTGGGCCGCAGCGGCTCCCCGGTGCCGCGCGATAACCACTAG
- a CDS encoding ArsR/SmtB family transcription factor, whose product MSSLSDRSFVMVLAEENGEAVRSLASPVRLHILRLLREQGPMNVNDIGRALGLPQSTVASNVQMLEKTALIRTEIVKASKGQQKICSTPFDEIVIRLLPPPVERMQNLVEVAMPLGLYTSCSVSAPCGLCSSEGVIGLLDVPDFFLDPGRMQATLIWFSRGYVEYKFPNNAKLMKSGIEALEFSMEMSSEVPGTNLNWPSDISLWVNNVRIGTWTSPGDYGDKRGAYTPRWWKLEGSQYGRLTTWQITRRGTYLDGEKLSNVNLAQLDLQSHHSIRLRVGIAEGAKNPGGVNIFGRGFGNHDQDIMMRLRLQD is encoded by the coding sequence ATGAGCAGCCTGTCAGACCGAAGCTTCGTCATGGTGCTGGCCGAGGAAAACGGAGAGGCGGTACGCAGCCTCGCCTCCCCTGTGCGGCTCCATATCCTGCGCCTGCTGCGCGAACAGGGGCCGATGAATGTCAACGACATCGGCCGGGCGCTGGGCCTGCCGCAATCAACCGTGGCCAGCAATGTGCAGATGCTGGAGAAGACGGCGCTGATCCGCACGGAAATCGTCAAAGCCAGCAAGGGCCAGCAGAAAATCTGCTCCACGCCGTTTGACGAGATCGTGATCCGCCTGCTGCCGCCCCCGGTGGAGCGCATGCAGAACCTGGTGGAGGTCGCCATGCCGCTCGGCCTCTATACCAGTTGTAGCGTCAGTGCCCCCTGCGGGCTCTGTTCCAGTGAGGGGGTGATCGGGCTGCTGGACGTGCCGGATTTCTTCCTCGACCCCGGGCGGATGCAGGCGACGCTGATCTGGTTTTCCCGCGGCTATGTCGAATACAAGTTCCCCAACAATGCCAAGCTGATGAAGAGCGGCATCGAGGCCCTGGAATTCAGCATGGAGATGTCCTCGGAAGTGCCGGGGACGAACCTGAACTGGCCTTCCGACATCAGCCTCTGGGTCAACAATGTCAGGATCGGCACCTGGACCTCGCCCGGCGACTACGGGGACAAGCGGGGTGCCTATACGCCGCGCTGGTGGAAGCTCGAAGGTTCGCAATACGGGCGCCTGACCACCTGGCAGATCACCCGGCGCGGCACCTACCTGGATGGCGAGAAGCTCTCCAACGTCAATCTCGCGCAGCTGGATCTTCAAAGCCACCACTCGATCCGCCTGCGGGTCGGCATTGCGGAGGGCGCGAAGAATCCTGGCGGCGTGAACATCTTCGGCCGGGGCTTCGGCAATCATGACCAGGACATCATGATGCGCCTGCGCCTACAGGACTGA
- a CDS encoding ABC transporter substrate-binding protein, with protein MEIHRRTLLAAPLALAAGPAVSQGFAGGLPRHETLILENPEGTIRNAGWFNIWTVNAGGQYTGLHQLALDTLWYMDPEQGLDGPWDNSLAAEKPQYNSDFTEMTVKLRPGIHWSDGVEFTSADLAYTVDTQMKNLAMRWGALLALNVDSIQTPDPYTAVFRLKRPNSRFHSLFTVRFNGIWMMPKHVFEKQPDPLRFDFNKPVSLGAYVLHSYDPDGKRFTWERREDWQRTTLGRFGQPGPRYVSYVDAGPPDKRVISQLNHDLDVIHDVAPEGMFTIARQSKSSHGWFPQFPYAHPDPTLPAVLFNHQNPLFQDRRVRWALALLIDIKAVAMASYRGAATISAIGIPPTGNHPRDYHEPMQEWLTAFELDTGKRKIKPYDPTIGKQIADLVRPTNEGVPTDPEQITKAFGHGWWKPNPQAAQELLEAAGFRKQGNSWRTPDGKPFTIRLMVEGEARPVMTRAGTMITQNWRQFGIDSRTEVAQGNIIDRRNAGDFEAIVFWSVETYGGHPDLAYFLDSWHSQFVAPPGKPQPPRNYQRWSNPELDALIERIRGIGFEDPQTVDLGREYARLAVREMPTIPLMAYNVFTTMDETYWTGFPTAENPYANPVPNWGNSRYMMVRLKPRQG; from the coding sequence ATGGAGATCCACCGCAGAACGCTGCTGGCGGCACCGCTTGCCCTGGCTGCTGGCCCGGCCGTTTCGCAAGGCTTCGCCGGCGGCCTTCCCCGCCACGAGACGCTGATCCTGGAGAATCCGGAGGGGACCATCCGCAATGCCGGCTGGTTCAACATCTGGACCGTCAATGCCGGCGGCCAGTATACCGGCCTGCACCAGCTGGCGCTGGATACCCTGTGGTACATGGACCCCGAGCAGGGCCTCGACGGCCCCTGGGACAATTCCCTGGCCGCCGAGAAGCCGCAGTACAACAGCGACTTCACGGAAATGACGGTCAAGCTCCGGCCCGGCATCCACTGGAGCGACGGCGTCGAGTTCACCTCCGCCGACCTCGCCTATACCGTCGACACGCAGATGAAGAACCTGGCGATGCGCTGGGGCGCGCTGCTGGCGCTGAATGTCGACAGTATCCAGACACCGGACCCCTATACCGCCGTCTTCCGGCTGAAGCGCCCGAACTCGCGCTTCCATTCCCTGTTCACGGTGCGCTTCAACGGCATCTGGATGATGCCCAAGCATGTCTTCGAGAAGCAGCCGGACCCGCTGCGCTTCGACTTCAACAAGCCCGTCAGCCTCGGCGCCTATGTGCTGCACAGCTACGACCCCGATGGAAAGCGCTTCACCTGGGAACGGCGCGAGGACTGGCAGCGCACCACGCTCGGCCGCTTCGGCCAGCCCGGCCCGCGCTATGTCAGCTATGTCGATGCCGGGCCGCCGGACAAGCGCGTCATCTCCCAGTTGAACCATGACCTGGACGTGATCCATGACGTGGCGCCGGAGGGGATGTTCACCATCGCCCGGCAGTCGAAATCCTCGCACGGGTGGTTTCCACAGTTCCCCTACGCGCATCCGGACCCGACATTGCCGGCGGTGCTGTTCAACCACCAGAACCCGCTGTTCCAGGACAGGCGCGTCCGCTGGGCGCTGGCGCTGCTGATCGATATCAAGGCTGTCGCCATGGCCTCCTACCGCGGCGCCGCCACGATCTCGGCCATCGGCATCCCGCCCACCGGCAACCATCCGCGGGACTACCACGAGCCGATGCAGGAATGGCTGACGGCCTTCGAGCTTGATACAGGCAAGCGCAAGATCAAGCCCTACGACCCCACCATCGGCAAGCAGATCGCGGACCTGGTGCGCCCCACGAACGAGGGCGTGCCGACGGACCCCGAGCAGATCACCAAGGCCTTCGGCCATGGCTGGTGGAAGCCCAACCCACAGGCGGCCCAGGAACTGCTGGAGGCGGCTGGCTTCAGGAAGCAGGGCAACAGCTGGCGCACGCCGGATGGCAAGCCCTTCACCATCCGCCTGATGGTGGAAGGCGAGGCGCGGCCGGTCATGACGCGCGCCGGCACCATGATCACGCAGAACTGGCGCCAGTTCGGCATCGATTCCCGCACCGAGGTCGCGCAGGGCAATATCATCGACCGCCGCAATGCCGGCGATTTCGAGGCCATCGTCTTCTGGAGCGTGGAGACCTATGGCGGCCATCCCGACCTCGCCTATTTCCTCGATAGCTGGCACTCGCAATTCGTCGCCCCGCCGGGCAAGCCGCAGCCGCCGCGCAACTACCAACGCTGGTCCAACCCCGAACTGGATGCCCTGATCGAGCGGATCCGCGGCATCGGCTTCGAGGACCCGCAGACCGTCGATCTGGGGCGCGAATATGCCAGGCTGGCGGTGCGGGAAATGCCGACCATCCCGCTGATGGCCTATAACGTCTTCACCACCATGGACGAGACCTACTGGACGGGCTTCCCCACCGCGGAGAACCCCTATGCCAACCCGGTCCCGAACTGGGGCAATTCCCGCTACATGATGGTGCGCCTGAAGCCGCGCCAGGGCTGA